One Amaranthus tricolor cultivar Red isolate AtriRed21 chromosome 10, ASM2621246v1, whole genome shotgun sequence genomic window carries:
- the LOC130824879 gene encoding secreted RxLR effector protein 161-like, with product MIGSLLYLTASHPDIMFSVCLCARFQANPKESHLTAVKRIFRYLHGTKDFGLWYPSCRNFGLIGFSDADYAGYKVDRKSTSGSCQFLGNSLISWYSKKQNSVALSTAEAEYIAAGACCSHILWIAQQLRDLGIDLKGIPIKCDNTSAICITKNPVQHSRTKHIEVRHHFIRDHVEKGNISLSFIPTENQLADIFTKPLSVDRFAYIRMELG from the coding sequence atgattggttctttattgtatttaactgctagtcatCCAGATataatgtttagtgtttgcttatgtgctcgttttcaagctaacccaaaagaatctcacttaacggcagttaagagaatctttagatacttacatgggactaaagactttggtctatggtaccctagttgtagAAATTTTGGTTTGataggtttttcagatgctgattatgctggatacaaggttgatagaaaaagcacctcaggatcgtgtcaatttttaggaaattcattgatctcatggtattctaaaaagcaaaattcagttgctttatctacagctgaagctgaatacattgctgccggtgcatgttgttCTCATATtctatggattgctcaacaacttagagatcttggaattgatctcaaaggcataccaataaagtgtgataatactagtgctatttgtattacaaagaatcctgtgcaacattctcgaacaaaacacattgaggtacgtcaccattttataagggatcatgttgaaaaaggtaacatTTCCTTATCTTTTATacctactgaaaatcaattagcggatatatttacaaaacctttaagtgttgatcgttttgcatatatacgcatggaacttggc